A single region of the Salvia splendens isolate huo1 chromosome 18, SspV2, whole genome shotgun sequence genome encodes:
- the LOC121777757 gene encoding probable linoleate 9S-lipoxygenase 5 — protein MLNGISNALNGKHEEERKIKGRVVLTRKSLLDFNDLGASLLDRLHEVVGQTVTLHLISSVHSEGHKGKVGKGAELERWITKLPSLKPEDSAYEVTFDHEEDIGIPGAFLIKNNHQSEFFLKTLTLEGVPGHEHSPIHFVCNSWVYPSNKYKSDRIFFINQAYLPSQTPPPLSAYREEELLVLRGDGTGELKEWDRVYDYAYYNDLGNPDSGKDSARPILGGSSQYPYPRRGRTGRPPTRTDPNTESRIPLLMSLNIYVPRDERFGHLKLSDFLGYGLKSVFQFLLPVLTDLCATLSNEFESFEDVLQIYEGGFKLPEGPLLQSIYDNVPSELLDDIFNKDAKGFFKYPMPDIIKESKTAWRTDEEFAKEMVAGMNPVIISRLQEFPPKSNLDTQLYGNQSSKITWDHIKNGVDGLTLEEALGTNRLFILNHHDSLMPYLRRINSTPTKMYATRALLFLQKDGSLRPLVIELSLPHPDGDEHGAVSQVYTPAQDGVEGSIWQLAKAFVGVSDSGVHQLISHWLNTHAAIEPVVIATNRQLSVMHPIHKLLYPHFRDTMNINAFARQILINAGGILEATVFPGRYAMELSSYVYKDWNFAEQALPADLLKRGMAVEDPNSPHGIRLVMEDYPYAVDGLQIWSAINTWVDDYCNLYYPTDEAVRGDTELQSWWKEFREEGHGDKKDAPWWPKMQTRKDLIDSCTIIIWIASALHAALNFGQYPYAGYMPNRPTVSRQFMPEPGSKDYELLKTDPDKVFLKTITARLQTLLGVALIEILSRHTSDEIYLGQRDTPVWTKDKEALAAFERFGKELGVVERKIMEMNGDEKWKNRVGPTKLPYTLLYPTSEEGLTGRGIPNSTSI, from the exons ATGTTGAACGGCATATCGAATGCGCTGAACGGGAAACATGAGGAGGAGAGGAAGATAAAAGGAAGAGTGGTGCTGACAAGGAAGAGTCTTCTAGACTTCAACGATTTAGGAGCATCGCTTCTCGATCGTCTTCACGAAGTGGTCGGCCAAACCGTTACTCTTCATCTCATCAGCTCCGTCCACTCTGAAG GACACAAGGGGAAGGTGGGAAAAGGAGCAGAGCTAGAAAGATGGATCACAAAACTCCCATCTCTGAAACCAGAAGATTCAGCATACGAGGTCACATTCGATCATGAAGAAGACATCGGAATCCCGGGCGCATTCCTGATTAAGAACAACCACCAAAGCGAGTTCTTCCTCAAAACCCTGACTCTCGAGGGCGTCCCTGGCCACGAGCATTCCCCCATCCACTTCGTCTGCAACTCTTGGGTCTACCCTTCTAACAAGTACAAATCCGACCGCATCTTCTTCATCAATCAGGCCTATctcccctcccaaactccgcctCCACTATCGGCATACAGAGAGGAGGAGCTCCTCGTCTTGCGAGGAGATGGCACCGGAGAGTTGAAGGAATGGGACCGAGTCTATGACTATGCTTATTACAATGATTTGGGCAACCCTGATAGCGGTAAGGATTCCGCCCGGCCCATTCTGGGCGGATCCTCTCAGTACCCTTATCCTCGTCGCGGGAGAACTGGCAGGCCTCCTACTCGTACAG ATCCTAATACTGAGAGCAGGATCCCACTGCTTATGAGCTTGAACATCTATGTTCCAAGAGACGAGCGTTTTGGGCATCTGAAGCTGTCCGATTTTCTTGGCTATGGCCTCAAATCCGTCTTCCAGTTCCTTCTCCCTGTGTTAACGGATTTGTGTGCTACCCTCAGCAACGAGTTCGAGAGCTTTGAAGACGTCCTTCAGATCTACGAGGGGGGATTCAAGCTGCCGGAAGGGCCTCTGCTTCAGAGCATATATGACAATGTCCCTTCGGAGCTGCTCgatgatatttttaataaagaTGCTAAGGGCTTTTTCAAGTACCCAATGCCTGATATCATCAAAG AGAGCAAGACTGCGTGGAGGACTGATGAAGAGTTTGCCAAAGAGATGGTTGCAGGGATGAACCCTGTCATAATTAGTCGTCTACAG GAGTTTCCTCCGAAGAGCAATCTTGACACTCAATTGTATGGGAACCAGAGTAGCAAGATAACATGGGATCATATCAAGAATGGAGTGGATGGGCTCACTCTTGAAGAG GCTTTGGGAACAAACCGACTATTCATACTGAACCATCACGACTCTCTGATGCCATATCTGAGGAGGATTAACAGCACACCTACAAAAATGTACGCCACAAGGGCTCTGCTTTTCTTGCAGAAAGACGGGAGTTTGAGGCCCTTGGTGATTGAGCTCAGCCTCCCGCATCCAGATGGGGATGAACACGGTGCTGTGAGTCAGGTGTACACTCCCGCTCAAGACGGCGTTGAGGGTTCCATTTGGCAACTGGCCAAGGCTTTTGTTGGAGTCAGTGATTCTGGAGTTCATCAGCTCATCAGCCATTG GTTGAATACTCATGCTGCCATAGAGCCAGTGGTTATTGCAACGAATAGACAATTGAGCGTGATGCACCCTATTCATAAGCTTCTCTATCCCCACTTCCGCGACACAATGAACATCAATGCTTTCGCACGACAAATCTTGATCAATGCCGGAGGAATTCTTGAGGCGACTGTCTTCCCTGGTCGATATGCCATGGAGTTGTCTTCCTATGTCTACAAGGACTGGAATTTCGCGGAACAGGCACTCCCAGCTGATCTACTCAAGAG AGGTATGGCTGTAGAAGATCCAAACTCCCCACACGGAATCCGCCTGGTGATGGAGGACTATCCATACGCAGTAGACGGCCTCCAAATCTGGTCGGCTATAAACACATGGGTGGATGACTACTGCAACCTGTACTATCCCACAGACGAGGCTGTGAGGGGTGACACCGAGCTACAATCATGGTGGAAGGAGTTCCGAGAGGAGGGGCATGGTGACAAGAAGGACGCCCCATGGTGGCCTAAAATGCAGACTCGCAAGGACCTCATCGACAGTTGCACCATCATAATATGGATTGCATCAGCACTGCATGCAGCGCTCAACTTCGGGCAGTACCCCTATGCAGGGTACATGCCCAACCGCCCCACCGTGAGCCGGCAGTTCATGCCTGAGCCAGGCAGCAAGGACTACGAGTTGCTGAAGACGGACCCCGACAAGGTGTTCCTGAAGACCATCACGGCGAGGCTACAGACGCTGCTGGGGGTTGCCCTGATCGAGATCCTGTCAAGGCATACCTCAGATGAGATATATCTCGGGCAGAGGGACACCCCGGTGTGGACCAAGGATAAGGAGGCGCTGGCGGCGTTTGAGAGGTTTGGAAAGGAGTTGGGTGTGGTGGAGAGGAAGATCATGGAGATGAACGGTGATGAGAAGTGGAAGAACAGAGTTGGGCCTACCAAGCTGCCTTATACCTTGCTGTATCCTACGAGTGAGGAGGGATTAACTGGTAGAGGGATTCCTAATAGTACCTCTATTTGA
- the LOC121777182 gene encoding probable linoleate 9S-lipoxygenase 5: MLKCIVDTLTGLYCSVRKCFLLEEKKIKGRVVLMKKNVLDFNDLGASLLDHLHELVGQTVTLHLISSVHSDSEGNKLKGKVGKGAELKNWITTITSLKPEDSAYEVTFDWEEDIGIPGAFLIKNNHHSEFFLKTLTLEDVPGHEHAPIHFVCNSWVYPSDKYKSDRIFFANQAYLPSQTPLPLVPYREEELLVLQGDGTGELQEWDRVYDYAYYNDLGDPDSGEDSARPVLGGSSQYPYPRRGRTGRPPTSTDPNTESRIPLLMSLNIYVPRDERFGHLKLSDFLGYGLKSIMQFLLPELTDLCASLSNEFTSFEDVLQIYEGGFKLPEGPLLQNIYRNVFHRDDDGFFKYPMPDIIKGSKTAWRTDEEFAREMVAGMNPVIISRLQEFPPKSNLDTQLYGNQSSKITWDHIKNRLDELTLEEALETNRLFILNHHDSLMPYLRRINSTTTKMYATRTLLFLKKDGSLRPLAIELSLPHPDGDKHGAVSQVYTPAQDGVEGSIWQLAKAYVGVSDSGVHQLISHWLNTHAAIEPVVIATNRQLSVMHPIHKLLHPHFRDTMNINAFARQILINAGGILEATVFPARYAMELSSFIYKDWNFTEQALPAELRKRGMAVEDPNSPHGIRLVMEDYPYAVDGLQIWSAINTWVDDYCNLYYPSDEAVKGDTELQSWWKELREEGHGDKKDAPWWPKMQTRKDLIDSCTIIIWIASALHAALNFGQYPYAGYMPNRPTVSRQFMPEPGSEDYELLKTDPDRVFLKTITARLQTLLGISIIELLSRHSSDEIYLGQRDTPLWTKDEEALAAFERFGKELGGVERKIMEMNSDEKWKNRVGPTKLPYTLMYPMSGEGLTGRGIPNSTSI; encoded by the exons ATGTTGAAATGCATAGTAGATACGCTGACGGGGTTATACTGCTCTGTTAGGAAGTGCTTTCTCCTAGAGGAGAAGAAGATAAAAGGAAGAGTGGTGTTGATGAAGAAGAATGTTCTAGACTTCAACGATTTAGGAGCATCGCTTCTCGATCATCTTCACGAATTGGTGGGTCAAACCGTTACTCTTCATCTCATCAGCTCCGTCCATTCCGACTCTGAAG GAAATAAATTGAAGGGGAAGGTGGGGAAAGGAGCAGAGCTAAAAAACTGGATCACAACAATCACATCTCTGAAACCAGAAGATTCAGCGTACGAGGTGACATTCGATTGGGAAGAAGACATCGGAATCCCGGGCGCATTCTTGATCAAGAACAACCACCACAGCGAGTTCTTCCTCAAAACCCTAACACTCGAGGACGTCCCTGGCCACGAGCACGCCCCCATCCACTTCGTCTGCAACTCTTGGGTCTACCCTTCCGACAAGTACAAATCCGACCGCATCTTCTTCGCCAACCAGGCCTATCtcccctcccaaactccactTCCACTAGTGCCATACAGAGAGGAGGAGCTCCTCGTCTTGCAAGGAGATGGCACCGGAGAGTTGCAGGAATGGGACCGAGTCTATGACTACGCTTATTACAATGACTTGGGCGACCCTGATAGCGGCGAGGATTCCGCCCGGCCCGTTCTTGGCGGATCCTCTCAGTACCCTTATCCTCGTCGCGGGAGAACTGGCAGGCCTCCTACTAGCACAG ATCCTAATACTGAGAGCAGGATCCCATTGCTTATGAGCTTGAACATCTACGTTCCAAGAGACGAGCGTTTTGGGCATCTGAAGCTGTCTGATTTTCTGGGTTACGGCCTCAAGTCCATCATGCAGTTCCTTCTCCCTGAGTTGACGGATTTGTGTGCCAGCCTCAGCAACGAGTTCACGAGCTTCGAAGACGTCCTCCAGATCTACGAGGGGGGGTTCAAGCTGCCGGAGGGGCCTCTGCTTCAGAACATATATCGCAATGTCTTTCATAGAGATGATGATGGTTTCTTCAAGTATCCAATGCCTGACATCATCAAAG GGAGCAAGACTGCGTGGAGGACGGATGAAGAGTTTGCTAGAGAGATGGTTGCGGGGATGAACCCTGTTATAATTAGTCGTCTGCAG GAGTTTCCTCCGAAGAGCAATCTTGACACTCAACTGTATGGGAATCAGAGTAGCAAGATAACATGGGATCATATCAAGAATAGATTGGATGAGCTCACTCTTGAAGAG GCGTTGGAGACGAACCGGCTGTTCATACTGAACCATCACGACTCGCTGATGCCATATCTGAGGAGGATCAACAGCACCACTACTAAAATGTACGCCACAAGGACTTTGCTTTTCTTGAAGAAGGACGGGAGTTTGAGGCCCTTGGCAATTGAGCTCAGCCTCCCGCATCCAGATGGGGATAAACACGGTGCTGTGAGTCAGGTGTACACTCCCGCTCAAGACGGCGTTGAGGGTTCCATTTGGCAGCTGGCCAAGGCCTATGTTGGAGTCAGTGATTCTGGAGTCCATCAGCTCATCAGCCATTG GTTGAATACTCATGCTGCGATAGAGCCAGTAGTGATTGCAACGAACAGACAATTGAGTGTGATGCATCCTATTCATAAGCTTTTGCATCCCCACTTCCGCGACACAATGAACATCAATGCTTTTGCGCGACAAATCTTGATCAATGCTGGAGGAATTCTTGAGGCAACCGTCTTCCCTGCTCGATATGCCATGGAGCTATCTTCATTCATCTACAAGGATTGGAATTTCACCGAACAGGCTCTCCCGGCTGAACTACGCAAGAG AGGAATGGCTGTGGAAGATCCAAACTCCCCACACGGAATCCGCCTGGTGATGGAGGACTATCCATACGCAGTGGACGGCCTCCAAATCTGGTCGGCTATAAACACATGGGTGGATGACTACTGCAACTTGTACTATCCCTCAGACGAGGCTGTGAAGGGTGACACCGAGCTACAATCATGGTGGAAGGAGCTCCGAGAGGAGGGGCACGGTGACAAGAAGGACGCCCCATGGTGGCCCAAAATGCAGACCCGCAAGGACCTCATCGACAGCTGCACCATCATAATATGGATTGCATCTGCGCTGCACGCAGCGCTCAACTTCGGGCAATACCCCTACGCCGGGTACATGCCCAACCGCCCCACTGTGAGCCGCCAGTTCATGCCTGAGCCTGGGAGCGAGGACTACGAGTTGCTGAAGACGGACCCGGACAGGGTGTTCTTGAAGACCATCACGGCGAGGCTGCAGACGCTGCTGGGGATTTCCATTATCGAGCTCCTGTCGAGGCATTCCTCGGATGAGATATATCTCGGGCAAAGGGACACCCCGCTGTGGACCAAGGATGAGGAGGCGTTGGCGGCTTTTGAGAGGTTTGGGAAGGAGTTAGGTGGGGTGGAGAGGAAAATCATGGAGATGAATAGTGATGAGAAGTGGAAAAACAGAGTTGGACCTACCAAGCTGCCTTATACCTTGATGTATCCTATGAGTGGAGAGGGGTTGACTGGTAGAGGGATTCCTAATAGTACCTCTATCTGA
- the LOC121777325 gene encoding probable linoleate 9S-lipoxygenase 5 produces the protein MLKGLVNTLSGKNGDVKKIKGKVVLMNKNVLDFNDFGGSLLNNLHELVGQSVTLRLISSVHSDYAGNKLKGKVGKAAGLERWITTIPSLKPGDSTYEVTFDWDEEIGIPGAFLIKNSHFTEFFLKTLTLEGVPGHEHAPIHFVCNSWVYPSNKYKSDRIFFSNQAYLPSQTPPPLVPYREEELLVLQGDGTGELKEWDRVYDYAYYNDLGNPDIFKESARPVLGGSSQYPYPRRGRTGRPPTRTDPNTESRIPLVMSLDIYVPRDERFGHLKQSDFLGYGLKSITQFLLPTLTDLSATFSNEFKSFEDVLQIYEGGFKLPEGPLLENLFNNVPSELFEQILPRDDEGFFKYPMPDIIKADKTAWRTDEEFAREMVAGKNPVNISRLQEFPPKTNLDTQLYGNQSCKITWDHIKNEVDGLTLEEALETNRLFILNHHDSLMPYLRRINSTTTKMYATRTLLFLQNDGSLKPLAIELSLPHPDGDEHGAVSQVYTPAEDGVEGSIWQLAKAYVGVSDSGLHELISHWLNTHAAIEPVVIATNRHLSVMHPIHKLLYPHFRDTMNINALARQVLVSAGGIIEEIIFPGQYAMELSSLIYKDWIFPDQALPADLLKRGMAVEDPNSPHGIRLVMEDYPYAVDGLKIWSAINTWVDEYCNVYYPSDEAVMEDTELQSWWKEIREKGHGDKKDAPWWPKMHTRKDLIHSCTIIIWTASALHAAINFGQYPYGGYMPNHPTVSRQLMPEPGSKDYELLKTDPDKVFLKTIMSRLQMLLGVAVIEILSRHASDEIYLGQRDTPVWTKDEEALAAFERFGKELGGVEKKIMEMNGDGKWKNRVGPAKMPYTLLYPTSEEGLTGRGIPNSTSI, from the exons ATGTTGAAAGGCTTAGTGAATACGTTGTCCGGGAAAAATGGTGATGTGAAGAAGATCAAAGGAAAAGTGGTGTTGATGAATAAGAATGTTCTAGACTTCAACGACTTTGGGGGATCACTTCTCAATAATCTTCATGAATTGGTTGGGCAATCTGTAACTCTGCGTCTCATCAGCTCCGTCCATTCCGACTATGCag GGAATAAGTTGAAGGGAAAGGTGGGAAAAGCGGCAGGGCTAGAAAGATGGATCACAACAATCCCATCTTTGAAACCGGGAGATTCAACATACGAGGTGACATTCGATTGGGATGAAGAGATCGGAATCCCGGGAGCATTCCTGATCAAGAACTCCCACTTCACTGAATTCTTCCTCAAAACCCTAACTTTGGAGGGTGTCCCCGGCCACGAGCACGCCCCCATCCACTTCGTCTGCAACTCTTGGGTCTACCCTTCTAACAAGTACAAATCCGACCGCATCTTCTTCTCTAATCAGGCCTATCTTCCTTCCCAAACTCCGCCTCCACTAGTGCCATACAGAGAGGAGGAGCTCCTTGTCTTGCAAGGAGATGGAACCGGAGAGTTGAAGGAATGGGATCGAGTATATGACTATGCTTATTACAATGATTTGGGCAATCCTGATATTTTTAAGGAGTCCGCCCGGCCAGTTCTTGGTGGATCTTCCCAGTATCCTTATCCTCGTAGGGGGAGAACTGGCAGGCCTCCTACTCGCACAG ATCCCAACACTGAGAGTAGGATCCCACTTGTTATGAGCTTGGACATTTACGTTCCAAGAGACGAGCGCTTTGGCCATCTGAAGCAGTCTGATTTTCTTGGTTATGGCCTCAAATCCATTACCCAGTTCCTTCTGCCCACTCTCACGGACTTGTCTGCCACCTTTAGCAACGAGTTCAAGAGCTTCGAGGACGTCCTTCAAATCTATGAGGGGGGATTTAAATTGCCGGAAGGGCCTCTCCTTGAGAACCTATTCAACAATGTCCCTTCAGAGCTGTTCGAGCAGATTCTTCCTAGAGATGATGAAGGCTTCTTCAAGTACCCAATGCCTGATATCATCAAAG CGGACAAGACTGCGTGGAGGACTGATGAAGAGTTTGCTAGAGAGATGGTAGCAGGCAAGAACCCAGTCAATATTAGTCGTCTACAG GAGTTTCCTCCCAAGACCAATCTTGACACTCAACTGTATGGAAACCAAAGTTGCAAGATAACATGGGATCATATCAAGAATGAAGTGGATGGGCTCACTCTTGAAGAG GCGTTGGAGACGAACCGGCTGTTCATATTGAACCATCACGACTCGCTGATGCCGTATCTGAGGAGGATCAACAGCACCACAACAAAAATGTATGCCACAAGGACTCTGCTTTTCTTGCAGAATGACGGGAGTTTGAAGCCCTTGGCTATTGAGCTCAGCCTCCCGCATCCAGATGGGGATGAACACGGAGCTGTGAGTCAGGTGTACACTCCCGCTGAAGATGGCGTTGAGGGTTCAATTTGGCAGTTGGCCAAGGCCTATGTTGGAGTCAGTGATTCTGGACTTCATGAGCTCATCAGTCATTG GTTGAATACTCATGCTGCAATAGAGCCAGTGGTGATTGCAACGAACAGACACCTGAGCGTGATGCACCCTATTCATAAGCTTCTTTATCCCCACTTCCGCGACACAATGAACATCAATGCTTTGGCGCGACAGGTCTTGGTTAGTGCCGGAGGAATTATTGAAGAGATCATTTTCCCTGGTCAATACGCCATGGAGCTATCTTCCTTAATCTACAAGGACTGGATTTTCCCTGATCAGGCACTCCCAGCTGATCTACTCAAAAG AGGCATGGCTGTGGAAGATCCAAACTCTCCACATGGAATCCGCTTGGTCATGGAGGACTATCCATACGCAGTGGACGGCCTCAAAATCTGGTCGGCTATAAACACATGGGTGGATGAATACTGCAACGTGTATTATCCCTCTGACGAGGCTGTGATGGAAGACACTGAGCTACAATCATGGTGGAAGGAGATTCGGGAGAAGGGGCACGGTGACAAGAAGGATGCCCCGTGGTGGCCTAAAATGCATACCCGCAAGGACCTCATTCACAGTTGCACCATCATAATTTGGACTGCTTCTGCGCTGCACGCAGCGATCAACTTCGGGCAGTACCCCTATGGGGGGTACATGCCCAACCACCCCACCGTGAGCCGACAGCTCATGCCCGAGCCTGGCAGCAAGGACTACGAGTTGTTGAAGACTGACCcagacaaagtgttcttgaaaacCATCATGTCGAGGCTGCAGATGTTACTAGGAGTTGCCGTGATCGAGATCTTGTCGAGGCATGCCTCAGACGAGATATATCTCGGGCAAAGGGACACCCCGGTGTGGACTAAGGATGAGGAGGCGCTGGCAGCATTTGAGAGGTTTGGAAAGGAGTTGGGTGGGGTGGAAAAGAAGATCATGGAGATGAATGGTGATGGGAAGTGGAAGAATAGAGTTGGGCCAGCCAAGATGCCTTATACCTTGTTGTATCCTACGAGTGAGGAGGGATTAACGGGTAGAGGGATTCCTAATAGTACCTCTATTTGA